A window of the Drosophila simulans strain w501 chromosome 2L, Prin_Dsim_3.1, whole genome shotgun sequence genome harbors these coding sequences:
- the LOC6730802 gene encoding FHIP family protein CG3558 isoform X2: MWLRQSSGGGVASAGHGGPLRQRPIDAATDCDPRACYDSFCKHWQQAFEIIQHSAPPSHDDVLGVVSHLDYMVTLLLVELHHCNKVSLPAAEASGPPAAPCLEFLLSENLLDKLYEWACTTGRYANAVRLEQLKLYELLVSHSRHQLLCHEPFLRPLLKILASSQGEIFPPDLEKRLVILLNQLCVVLMQNVHLLDLFFFSAQTQVQEQILNGNVAPPKSGTTTNFIIFSLLIPYVHREGSLGHQARDALLLCMALSQKNSNIGTYIAQYSSICPLLVTGLGGLYSRLPNSIEISSIDWHRITPDDVTEIPELTLFMNALEFCNAVVQVAHEMIKQQLLDFMYQGFIVPVLGPAILQTNIDSQISAMSYLDLILRSITEPGLLRAFVRFLLDTEKFDGERILDALVERLNSPDANLCMVTMALFDTLLGLHCEDLMLELLLKFMLPGKHVPISHRHKINKIDPYLNSSEFFLELSPDVMKRARDLARPKSVHEPVLSELTPLPSLPSPVMSKTIGANWNYYGVHTGDSLYANIQAYLFEAHWRIAQCQKDCLKWANSYRYQKWPRHGQGRVHGHALELARQFFSEFGGGPIAANETGEKQLDSLQSIGESSGYESFKWRPADEESEATDTTLATTASEADMDHNISSLSSVLGASGKREAWRTSNNNRNELILTDLDFSEDLFAQGTVSLGPFLNAIWGKLQTFTSNSLYVNLHLTGLITRLAWYPLPLIHSLLLRSDIAITSDTPSFHQVLRILKQQIDAELPVTEDSLEIIDVARSSLIDREFRLANARKGNEGSPMHHSQQQQMVTNSGQQQGLLRSAYATLSAATPVQATPTSAYDPFKRSDNKRRSISKSITNMFSRKSASTTTNGSSASSGLSQIYAFFTGAASNLVGNNASNDGRGISQAQTSAGTCETSLSTQPPAGAARTGANATSTAASGSNSSIAGSTLTLSAQSNTTTHSASTLHGLDGGPSTGGFNSEPASLDSVASMGIIASTSGTERSRDLALCAVLMDEWLKELAAIAQEQSVVLVTEQGSL, translated from the exons ATGTGGCTGCGCCAGAGCAGCGGTGGAGGCGTTGCCTCCGCCGGACACGGCGGCCCACTGCGACAGCGACCCATCGACGCTGCCACGGACTGCGATCCGCGCGCTTGCTACGACAGCTTCTGCAAGCACTGGCAGCAGGCCTTCGAGATCATCCAGCACAGTGCGCCGCCCTCGCACGACGACGTGCTGGGCGTGGTCTCGCACTTGGACTACATGGTCACCCTGCTGCTCGTGGAGCTGCATCACTGCAACAAAGTCTCGCTGCCGGCGGCAGAGGCTAGTGGTCCGCCTGCGGCGCCCTGCCTGGAATTCCTGCTCAGCGAGAATCTGTTGGACAAGCTGTACGAGTGGGCCTGCACCACGGGACGGTATGCCAACGCTGTGAGGCTGGAACAGCTGAAGCTGTACGAATTACTCGTCAGCCACTCGCGCCACCAGCTGCTCTGCCACGAGCCCTTCCTGCGACCCCTGCTCAAGATACTGGCATCCAGCCAGGGCGAGATCTTTCCGCCCGATCTCGAGAAGCGCCTCGTGATTCTGCTGAACCAACTGTGCGTGGTTCTCATGCAGAATGTCCACCTGCTGGACCTCTTTTTCTTCTCCGCCCAGACGCAAGTGCAGGAGCAGATATTAAATGGCAACGTGGCGCCACCCAAAAGCGGAACCACTACCAA cTTCATAATATTTTCGCTGCTTATCCCGTACGTGCATCGTGAGGGCAGCCTTGGTCACCAAGCGCGTGATGCTCTGCTACTGTGCATGGCGCTTTCGCAGAAGAACTCCAACATTGGAACGTACATAGCCCAGTACTCCTCGATCTGCCCGCTGCTGGTGACCGGCCTGGGTGGGCTTTACTCGCGTCTGCCCAACAGCATCGAGATTAGCTCCATCGACTGGCACCGGATAACGCCGGACGATGTGACAGAGATCCCTGAGCTGACGCTCTTCATGAACGCCCTCGAGTTTTGCAACGCAGTGGTGCAGGTGGCCCACGAGATGAtcaagcagcagctgctggacTTCATGTACCAGGGCTTCATTGTTCCCGTGCTGGGACCTGCGATCCTTCAG ACGAACATCGACTCGCAAATCTCGGCAATGTCGTACCTGGACCTAATCCTGCGCTCCATCACGGAGCCCGGACTGCTGAGGGCCTTCGTTCGGTTTCTGCTCGATACGGAAAAGTTTGACGGCGAACGGATACTCGATGCCCTGGTTGAGCGCCTGAACTCGCCCGATGCCAACCTGTGCATGGTCACGATGGCATTGTTTGACACCCTGCTGGGTCTGCACTGCGAGGACCTGATGCTGGAGCTGCTACTCAAGTTCATGCTGCCGGGCAAGCATGTGCCCATCTCACATCGCCACAAGATCAACAAAATCGATCCGTATTTGAATAGCAGTGAGTTCTTTCTCGAGCTCTCGCCCGATGTGATGAAGAGGGCCAGAGATCTGGCCAGGCCGAAGAGCGTCCACGAGCCTGTGCTGAGTGAACTGACGCCTCTGCCGAGTCTCCCCTCTCCGGTCATGAGCAAGACGATTGGAGCCAACTGGAACTATTATGGAGTGCACACGGGTGATAGTTTGTATGCGAATATACAGGCATATCTATTCGAGGCTCATTGGCGAATCGCCCAGTGTCAAAAGGATTGCCTAAAGTGGGCCAACAGCTATCgttaccaaaagtggcctcGTCACGGGCAAGGAAGAGTCCATGGCCACGCCTTAGAGCTGGCGCGACAGTTCTTTAGTGAGTTCGGTGGCGGTCCCATCGCCGCCAACGAGACGGGTGAGAAGCAGCTGGACAGCTTGCAGTCAATTGGCGAGTCAAGCGGCTACGAATCCTTCAAGTGGCGGCCAGCGGACGAGGAAAGCGAAGCCACGGATACAACTCTGGCCACGACAGCCAGCGAGGCGGATATGGATCACAATATCAGCAGTCTTAGCAGCGTTTTGGGTGCATCCGGCAAACGAGAGGCATGGCGAACTTCGAACAACAATCGCAACGAATTAATACTGACGGACCTTGACTTCTCGGAAGATTTGTTTGCGCAGGGCACCGTAAGCTTAG GTCCCTTTCTCAATGCCATTTGGGGCAAACTGCAAACCTTCACGAGCAACTCGCTGTACGTCAATCTCCACCTGACCGGGCTGATCACTCGCTTGGCCTGGTATCCCCTGCCGTTGATTcactcgctgctgctgcgctcgGACATAGCCATCACCTCGGATACGCCCTCGTTTCACCAGGTGCTGCGCATTCTGAAGCAGCAAATAGATGCCGAGCTGCCAGTGACGGAGGATTCGCTGGAGATCATTGATGTGGCGCGTTCGTCGCTGATTGATCGAGAGTTCCGTTTGGCAAACGCGCGCAAGGGCAACGAGGGCTCACCAATGCATCacagccaacagcaacagatgGTAACGAACTCCGGCCAGCAGCAGGGACTACTGCGATCCGCCTACGCGACCCTCTCGGCTGCCACGCCCGTgcaggccacgcccactagTGCCTACGATCCGTTCAAGCGCAGTGATAACAAGCGGCGCAGCATCAGCAAATCCATCACCAACATGTTCAGCAGAAAGtccgcctccaccaccaccaatggCTCCTCCG CTTCATCTGGCTTATCACAAATTTACGCATTCTTCACCG GAGCTGCCTCGAATCTGGTGGGGAATAATGCCAGCAACGATGGAAGAGGCATATCCCAAGCTCAGACGTCCGCAGGCACATGCGAGACCAGCTTGAGTACGCAGCCCCCAGCGGGAGCAGCACGCACAGGAGCCAACGCGACGTCGACAGCGGCATCGggaagcaacagcagcatcgcAGGCTCCACCCTAACGCTCTCCGCCCAGTCgaacaccaccacccactcggcGAGCACCCTGCACGGACTGGATGGCGGCCCGTCGACGGGTGGTTTCAACTCGGAGCCGGCGTCCCTGGACTCGGTGGCCTCCATGGGAATCATCGCCAGCACGAGTGGCACCGAGCGATCGCGCGACTTGGCCCTGTGCGCTGTGCTCATGGACGAGTGGCTCAAGGAGCTAGCTGCCATTGCGCAGGAACAGAGCGTTGTGCTGGTCACGGAGCAGGGGTCTTTATGA
- the LOC6730802 gene encoding FHIP family protein CG3558 isoform X4, whose translation MWLRQSSGGGVASAGHGGPLRQRPIDAATDCDPRACYDSFCKHWQQAFEIIQHSAPPSHDDVLGVVSHLDYMVTLLLVELHHCNKVSLPAAEASGPPAAPCLEFLLSENLLDKLYEWACTTGRYANAVRLEQLKLYELLVSHSRHQLLCHEPFLRPLLKILASSQGEIFPPDLEKRLVILLNQLCVVLMQNVHLLDLFFFSAQTQVQEQILNGNVAPPKSGTTTNFIIFSLLIPYVHREGSLGHQARDALLLCMALSQKNSNIGTYIAQYSSICPLLVTGLGGLYSRLPNSIEISSIDWHRITPDDVTEIPELTLFMNALEFCNAVVQVAHEMIKQQLLDFMYQGFIVPVLGPAILQTNIDSQISAMSYLDLILRSITEPGLLRAFVRFLLDTEKFDGERILDALVERLNSPDANLCMVTMALFDTLLGLHCEDLMLELLLKFMLPGKHVPISHRHKINKIDPYLNSSEFFLELSPDVMKRARDLARPKSVHEPVLSELTPLPSLPSPVMSKTIGANWNYYGVHTGDSLYANIQAYLFEAHWRIAQCQKDCLKWANSYRYQKWPRHGQGRVHGHALELARQFFSEFGGGPIAANETGEKQLDSLQSIGESSGYESFKWRPADEESEATDTTLATTASEADMDHNISSLSSVLGASGKREAWRTSNNNRNELILTDLDFSEDLFAQGTVSLGPFLNAIWGKLQTFTSNSLYVNLHLTGLITRLAWYPLPLIHSLLLRSDIAITSDTPSFHQVLRILKQQIDAELPVTEDSLEIIDVARSSLIDREFRLANARKGNEGSPMHHSQQQQMVTNSGQQQGLLRSAYATLSAATPVQATPTSAYDPFKRSDNKRRSISKSITNMFSRKSASTTTNGSSGAASNLVGNNASNDGRGISQAQTSAGTCETSLSTQPPAGAARTGANATSTAASGSNSSIAGSTLTLSAQSNTTTHSASTLHGLDGGPSTGGFNSEPASLDSVASMGIIASTSGTERSRDLALCAVLMDEWLKELAAIAQEQSVVLVTEQGSL comes from the exons ATGTGGCTGCGCCAGAGCAGCGGTGGAGGCGTTGCCTCCGCCGGACACGGCGGCCCACTGCGACAGCGACCCATCGACGCTGCCACGGACTGCGATCCGCGCGCTTGCTACGACAGCTTCTGCAAGCACTGGCAGCAGGCCTTCGAGATCATCCAGCACAGTGCGCCGCCCTCGCACGACGACGTGCTGGGCGTGGTCTCGCACTTGGACTACATGGTCACCCTGCTGCTCGTGGAGCTGCATCACTGCAACAAAGTCTCGCTGCCGGCGGCAGAGGCTAGTGGTCCGCCTGCGGCGCCCTGCCTGGAATTCCTGCTCAGCGAGAATCTGTTGGACAAGCTGTACGAGTGGGCCTGCACCACGGGACGGTATGCCAACGCTGTGAGGCTGGAACAGCTGAAGCTGTACGAATTACTCGTCAGCCACTCGCGCCACCAGCTGCTCTGCCACGAGCCCTTCCTGCGACCCCTGCTCAAGATACTGGCATCCAGCCAGGGCGAGATCTTTCCGCCCGATCTCGAGAAGCGCCTCGTGATTCTGCTGAACCAACTGTGCGTGGTTCTCATGCAGAATGTCCACCTGCTGGACCTCTTTTTCTTCTCCGCCCAGACGCAAGTGCAGGAGCAGATATTAAATGGCAACGTGGCGCCACCCAAAAGCGGAACCACTACCAA cTTCATAATATTTTCGCTGCTTATCCCGTACGTGCATCGTGAGGGCAGCCTTGGTCACCAAGCGCGTGATGCTCTGCTACTGTGCATGGCGCTTTCGCAGAAGAACTCCAACATTGGAACGTACATAGCCCAGTACTCCTCGATCTGCCCGCTGCTGGTGACCGGCCTGGGTGGGCTTTACTCGCGTCTGCCCAACAGCATCGAGATTAGCTCCATCGACTGGCACCGGATAACGCCGGACGATGTGACAGAGATCCCTGAGCTGACGCTCTTCATGAACGCCCTCGAGTTTTGCAACGCAGTGGTGCAGGTGGCCCACGAGATGAtcaagcagcagctgctggacTTCATGTACCAGGGCTTCATTGTTCCCGTGCTGGGACCTGCGATCCTTCAG ACGAACATCGACTCGCAAATCTCGGCAATGTCGTACCTGGACCTAATCCTGCGCTCCATCACGGAGCCCGGACTGCTGAGGGCCTTCGTTCGGTTTCTGCTCGATACGGAAAAGTTTGACGGCGAACGGATACTCGATGCCCTGGTTGAGCGCCTGAACTCGCCCGATGCCAACCTGTGCATGGTCACGATGGCATTGTTTGACACCCTGCTGGGTCTGCACTGCGAGGACCTGATGCTGGAGCTGCTACTCAAGTTCATGCTGCCGGGCAAGCATGTGCCCATCTCACATCGCCACAAGATCAACAAAATCGATCCGTATTTGAATAGCAGTGAGTTCTTTCTCGAGCTCTCGCCCGATGTGATGAAGAGGGCCAGAGATCTGGCCAGGCCGAAGAGCGTCCACGAGCCTGTGCTGAGTGAACTGACGCCTCTGCCGAGTCTCCCCTCTCCGGTCATGAGCAAGACGATTGGAGCCAACTGGAACTATTATGGAGTGCACACGGGTGATAGTTTGTATGCGAATATACAGGCATATCTATTCGAGGCTCATTGGCGAATCGCCCAGTGTCAAAAGGATTGCCTAAAGTGGGCCAACAGCTATCgttaccaaaagtggcctcGTCACGGGCAAGGAAGAGTCCATGGCCACGCCTTAGAGCTGGCGCGACAGTTCTTTAGTGAGTTCGGTGGCGGTCCCATCGCCGCCAACGAGACGGGTGAGAAGCAGCTGGACAGCTTGCAGTCAATTGGCGAGTCAAGCGGCTACGAATCCTTCAAGTGGCGGCCAGCGGACGAGGAAAGCGAAGCCACGGATACAACTCTGGCCACGACAGCCAGCGAGGCGGATATGGATCACAATATCAGCAGTCTTAGCAGCGTTTTGGGTGCATCCGGCAAACGAGAGGCATGGCGAACTTCGAACAACAATCGCAACGAATTAATACTGACGGACCTTGACTTCTCGGAAGATTTGTTTGCGCAGGGCACCGTAAGCTTAG GTCCCTTTCTCAATGCCATTTGGGGCAAACTGCAAACCTTCACGAGCAACTCGCTGTACGTCAATCTCCACCTGACCGGGCTGATCACTCGCTTGGCCTGGTATCCCCTGCCGTTGATTcactcgctgctgctgcgctcgGACATAGCCATCACCTCGGATACGCCCTCGTTTCACCAGGTGCTGCGCATTCTGAAGCAGCAAATAGATGCCGAGCTGCCAGTGACGGAGGATTCGCTGGAGATCATTGATGTGGCGCGTTCGTCGCTGATTGATCGAGAGTTCCGTTTGGCAAACGCGCGCAAGGGCAACGAGGGCTCACCAATGCATCacagccaacagcaacagatgGTAACGAACTCCGGCCAGCAGCAGGGACTACTGCGATCCGCCTACGCGACCCTCTCGGCTGCCACGCCCGTgcaggccacgcccactagTGCCTACGATCCGTTCAAGCGCAGTGATAACAAGCGGCGCAGCATCAGCAAATCCATCACCAACATGTTCAGCAGAAAGtccgcctccaccaccaccaatggCTCCTCCG GAGCTGCCTCGAATCTGGTGGGGAATAATGCCAGCAACGATGGAAGAGGCATATCCCAAGCTCAGACGTCCGCAGGCACATGCGAGACCAGCTTGAGTACGCAGCCCCCAGCGGGAGCAGCACGCACAGGAGCCAACGCGACGTCGACAGCGGCATCGggaagcaacagcagcatcgcAGGCTCCACCCTAACGCTCTCCGCCCAGTCgaacaccaccacccactcggcGAGCACCCTGCACGGACTGGATGGCGGCCCGTCGACGGGTGGTTTCAACTCGGAGCCGGCGTCCCTGGACTCGGTGGCCTCCATGGGAATCATCGCCAGCACGAGTGGCACCGAGCGATCGCGCGACTTGGCCCTGTGCGCTGTGCTCATGGACGAGTGGCTCAAGGAGCTAGCTGCCATTGCGCAGGAACAGAGCGTTGTGCTGGTCACGGAGCAGGGGTCTTTATGA
- the LOC6730802 gene encoding FHIP family protein CG3558 isoform X3 produces the protein MWLRQSSGGGVASAGHGGPLRQRPIDAATDCDPRACYDSFCKHWQQAFEIIQHSAPPSHDDVLGVVSHLDYMVTLLLVELHHCNKVSLPAAEASGPPAAPCLEFLLSENLLDKLYEWACTTGRYANAVRLEQLKLYELLVSHSRHQLLCHEPFLRPLLKILASSQGEIFPPDLEKRLVILLNQLCVVLMQNVHLLDLFFFSAQTQVQEQILNGNVAPPKSGTTTNFIIFSLLIPYVHREGSLGHQARDALLLCMALSQKNSNIGTYIAQYSSICPLLVTGLGGLYSRLPNSIEISSIDWHRITPDDVTEIPELTLFMNALEFCNAVVQVAHEMIKQQLLDFMYQGFIVPVLGPAILQTLKGKHFQTNIDSQISAMSYLDLILRSITEPGLLRAFVRFLLDTEKFDGERILDALVERLNSPDANLCMVTMALFDTLLGLHCEDLMLELLLKFMLPGKHVPISHRHKINKIDPYLNSSEFFLELSPDVMKRARDLARPKSVHEPVLSELTPLPSLPSPVMSKTIGANWNYYGVHTGDSLYANIQAYLFEAHWRIAQCQKDCLKWANSYRYQKWPRHGQGRVHGHALELARQFFSEFGGGPIAANETGEKQLDSLQSIGESSGYESFKWRPADEESEATDTTLATTASEADMDHNISSLSSVLGASGKREAWRTSNNNRNELILTDLDFSEDLFAQGTVSLGPFLNAIWGKLQTFTSNSLYVNLHLTGLITRLAWYPLPLIHSLLLRSDIAITSDTPSFHQVLRILKQQIDAELPVTEDSLEIIDVARSSLIDREFRLANARKGNEGSPMHHSQQQQMVTNSGQQQGLLRSAYATLSAATPVQATPTSAYDPFKRSDNKRRSISKSITNMFSRKSASTTTNGSSGAASNLVGNNASNDGRGISQAQTSAGTCETSLSTQPPAGAARTGANATSTAASGSNSSIAGSTLTLSAQSNTTTHSASTLHGLDGGPSTGGFNSEPASLDSVASMGIIASTSGTERSRDLALCAVLMDEWLKELAAIAQEQSVVLVTEQGSL, from the exons ATGTGGCTGCGCCAGAGCAGCGGTGGAGGCGTTGCCTCCGCCGGACACGGCGGCCCACTGCGACAGCGACCCATCGACGCTGCCACGGACTGCGATCCGCGCGCTTGCTACGACAGCTTCTGCAAGCACTGGCAGCAGGCCTTCGAGATCATCCAGCACAGTGCGCCGCCCTCGCACGACGACGTGCTGGGCGTGGTCTCGCACTTGGACTACATGGTCACCCTGCTGCTCGTGGAGCTGCATCACTGCAACAAAGTCTCGCTGCCGGCGGCAGAGGCTAGTGGTCCGCCTGCGGCGCCCTGCCTGGAATTCCTGCTCAGCGAGAATCTGTTGGACAAGCTGTACGAGTGGGCCTGCACCACGGGACGGTATGCCAACGCTGTGAGGCTGGAACAGCTGAAGCTGTACGAATTACTCGTCAGCCACTCGCGCCACCAGCTGCTCTGCCACGAGCCCTTCCTGCGACCCCTGCTCAAGATACTGGCATCCAGCCAGGGCGAGATCTTTCCGCCCGATCTCGAGAAGCGCCTCGTGATTCTGCTGAACCAACTGTGCGTGGTTCTCATGCAGAATGTCCACCTGCTGGACCTCTTTTTCTTCTCCGCCCAGACGCAAGTGCAGGAGCAGATATTAAATGGCAACGTGGCGCCACCCAAAAGCGGAACCACTACCAA cTTCATAATATTTTCGCTGCTTATCCCGTACGTGCATCGTGAGGGCAGCCTTGGTCACCAAGCGCGTGATGCTCTGCTACTGTGCATGGCGCTTTCGCAGAAGAACTCCAACATTGGAACGTACATAGCCCAGTACTCCTCGATCTGCCCGCTGCTGGTGACCGGCCTGGGTGGGCTTTACTCGCGTCTGCCCAACAGCATCGAGATTAGCTCCATCGACTGGCACCGGATAACGCCGGACGATGTGACAGAGATCCCTGAGCTGACGCTCTTCATGAACGCCCTCGAGTTTTGCAACGCAGTGGTGCAGGTGGCCCACGAGATGAtcaagcagcagctgctggacTTCATGTACCAGGGCTTCATTGTTCCCGTGCTGGGACCTGCGATCCTTCAG ACACTGAAGGGCAAACATTTTCAGACGAACATCGACTCGCAAATCTCGGCAATGTCGTACCTGGACCTAATCCTGCGCTCCATCACGGAGCCCGGACTGCTGAGGGCCTTCGTTCGGTTTCTGCTCGATACGGAAAAGTTTGACGGCGAACGGATACTCGATGCCCTGGTTGAGCGCCTGAACTCGCCCGATGCCAACCTGTGCATGGTCACGATGGCATTGTTTGACACCCTGCTGGGTCTGCACTGCGAGGACCTGATGCTGGAGCTGCTACTCAAGTTCATGCTGCCGGGCAAGCATGTGCCCATCTCACATCGCCACAAGATCAACAAAATCGATCCGTATTTGAATAGCAGTGAGTTCTTTCTCGAGCTCTCGCCCGATGTGATGAAGAGGGCCAGAGATCTGGCCAGGCCGAAGAGCGTCCACGAGCCTGTGCTGAGTGAACTGACGCCTCTGCCGAGTCTCCCCTCTCCGGTCATGAGCAAGACGATTGGAGCCAACTGGAACTATTATGGAGTGCACACGGGTGATAGTTTGTATGCGAATATACAGGCATATCTATTCGAGGCTCATTGGCGAATCGCCCAGTGTCAAAAGGATTGCCTAAAGTGGGCCAACAGCTATCgttaccaaaagtggcctcGTCACGGGCAAGGAAGAGTCCATGGCCACGCCTTAGAGCTGGCGCGACAGTTCTTTAGTGAGTTCGGTGGCGGTCCCATCGCCGCCAACGAGACGGGTGAGAAGCAGCTGGACAGCTTGCAGTCAATTGGCGAGTCAAGCGGCTACGAATCCTTCAAGTGGCGGCCAGCGGACGAGGAAAGCGAAGCCACGGATACAACTCTGGCCACGACAGCCAGCGAGGCGGATATGGATCACAATATCAGCAGTCTTAGCAGCGTTTTGGGTGCATCCGGCAAACGAGAGGCATGGCGAACTTCGAACAACAATCGCAACGAATTAATACTGACGGACCTTGACTTCTCGGAAGATTTGTTTGCGCAGGGCACCGTAAGCTTAG GTCCCTTTCTCAATGCCATTTGGGGCAAACTGCAAACCTTCACGAGCAACTCGCTGTACGTCAATCTCCACCTGACCGGGCTGATCACTCGCTTGGCCTGGTATCCCCTGCCGTTGATTcactcgctgctgctgcgctcgGACATAGCCATCACCTCGGATACGCCCTCGTTTCACCAGGTGCTGCGCATTCTGAAGCAGCAAATAGATGCCGAGCTGCCAGTGACGGAGGATTCGCTGGAGATCATTGATGTGGCGCGTTCGTCGCTGATTGATCGAGAGTTCCGTTTGGCAAACGCGCGCAAGGGCAACGAGGGCTCACCAATGCATCacagccaacagcaacagatgGTAACGAACTCCGGCCAGCAGCAGGGACTACTGCGATCCGCCTACGCGACCCTCTCGGCTGCCACGCCCGTgcaggccacgcccactagTGCCTACGATCCGTTCAAGCGCAGTGATAACAAGCGGCGCAGCATCAGCAAATCCATCACCAACATGTTCAGCAGAAAGtccgcctccaccaccaccaatggCTCCTCCG GAGCTGCCTCGAATCTGGTGGGGAATAATGCCAGCAACGATGGAAGAGGCATATCCCAAGCTCAGACGTCCGCAGGCACATGCGAGACCAGCTTGAGTACGCAGCCCCCAGCGGGAGCAGCACGCACAGGAGCCAACGCGACGTCGACAGCGGCATCGggaagcaacagcagcatcgcAGGCTCCACCCTAACGCTCTCCGCCCAGTCgaacaccaccacccactcggcGAGCACCCTGCACGGACTGGATGGCGGCCCGTCGACGGGTGGTTTCAACTCGGAGCCGGCGTCCCTGGACTCGGTGGCCTCCATGGGAATCATCGCCAGCACGAGTGGCACCGAGCGATCGCGCGACTTGGCCCTGTGCGCTGTGCTCATGGACGAGTGGCTCAAGGAGCTAGCTGCCATTGCGCAGGAACAGAGCGTTGTGCTGGTCACGGAGCAGGGGTCTTTATGA